The following is a genomic window from Adhaeribacter radiodurans.
CGAAAAAGAAGGCATTAGTACCCGCTTATTATCTGGTATCAATATTCAGCAAGTATGCGAACCATACATTCGGCGTCGGGCAATGCGCCATTTAGAGAAAAACCGGGTAGTAATATTTGGTGCCGGCATTGGTAGCCCTTATTTTACCACTGATTCTGCTGCTAGTTTACGAGCTGTTGAAATTGAAGCAGATGTAGTGTTAAAAGGAACCCGCGTAGATGGTATTTACTCTGCCGATCCGGAAAAAAACCCGGATGCCGTACGTTTTACTCATTTAACTTTCCAGGATGTTTTTGAGCAAAACCTGAATGTAATGGACATGACCGCTTTTACTCTTTGCAAAGAAAACGATCTGCCCATTATTGTATTTGATATGAACCGCGCTGGTAACTTGTGTCGTATATTAAACGGAGACGACTCCGTAGGCACTTTGGTGTCTTCTTAAGAGTGCAATAGCTATATTTTAAGTGACCCAGCTTTTTATTACTATTTAAAATATTCCTTTTTTGTATACGTTTTGCGTTAGAGTTTTTAACCGGAACCCTTACCAACAATCATCTATAAAATTAATATGGAAGAAGAAATTCAGTTTTATATCAGCGAAGCAGAAGAATCTATGGCGAAAGCCTTGCAGCATACCGGCATTGAATTAAGTAAAATTCGGGCAGGCAAAGCTTCTCCGGCCATGATTGAAGATTTGCGGGTAGATTATTACGGCACCTCTACTCCTATTTCGCAGGTTGCTAACATTAGTACGCCAGATACGCGTACATTGCTAATTAAGCCTTGGGAGAAGAATATGCTGGGTGAAATTAACAAAACTATAAAAAACAGCGATTTGGGCCTTAACCCTTTACAGGAAGCGGACGCTGTTCGTTTAAATATTCCGGCTTTAACCGAACAACGCCGCCGGGATTTAGTAAAACAAGCTAAAAGCGAAGGCGAAAGTGGTAAAGTAAGAGTACGGAATATTCGCAAGGATGTAAACGATTCGCTGCGTAAACTCTTGAAAGAAGGTGCTGCCGAAGATTCTATCAAAGATGCCGAAGCCAAAGTGCAAAAATTAACAGATTCTTATATTGTTAAGGTAGATGATTTACTAAGCAAGAAAGAAACAGAAATAATGACTATCTGATTTTACATATTTACTAAAAACAAAAGCCTCTTTGTTAACATACAAAGAGGCTTTTATTTTTACTGGCAAAGATAGGTTTACTTCTAATTAAGATATACCATATAAGTATTTTACTTTTCTGTTTTAGAAGAGAAATAAAGCTTTTATAGTTTTAATACTTGTATTTAGTAATAATTAATATTATGCTAAGATGTTGTAAGATAAGCTGTAAGCAAAATTATTAAATTTAAACCAGCAAAAACGTTATCTTACCCCCTAAAGCTTCGTTTACTCGGTGCATATACTTTACGCAAGAAAAAATTCTGTATGGAAGAAATAGATAACACTCCTCAGTTAATTAAAGATGATGGTTGGCTAAGCCCGTACGAACCAGAAATAATAGCCCGCCAGGAGCGGTATGCTCAAACATTACAAAAAATTCAGAACCAGCACGAATCACTTCATCAATTTGCCGATCGGCACAAATACTTAGGTATTAATTACGATGCAAAGAGTGAAGGATGGTGGTATCGGGAGTGGGCACCGGCAGCTAGTCAACTTTATTTAACTGGCGATTTTAATGATTGGAATCGGGCTAGTCATCCTCTACAGAAAAATGAACAGGGAATTTGGGAAATATTTTTACCTGATCAAGAATATAAAGGTAGGTTTGGTCATGAAACAAAAGTAAAAGTACATGTGGTAGCGGCCAATGGTAATCTGGATCGCATCCCCCCTTATATTCGGCGGGCTGTGCAAGATCCGGTTAGTTATGATTTTGCGGGTCAGGTTTGGTTACCGGAAGATCCATTTGTCTGGACTGATGATGCTTTCGCCACTACCAATATTACCGAACCCGTAATTTATGAATGCCATCCGGGAATGGCTCTGGAGAAAGAAGAAGTAGGCACTTTCCGCGAATTTGCTGATCAAATTTTGCCCCGTATCCAGCGTGATGGCTATAATTGCATCCAGCTTATGGCTGTAATGGAACATCCGTATTACGGCTCTTTTGGTTATCATGTCTCTAATTTCTTTTGTCCTTCGTCGCGGTTTGGTACGCCCGAAGATTTAAAATACCTCGTGAACGAATCCCATAACTTGGGGGTAGCTGTGATTATGGATGTGGTACATTCGCACGCGGTAAAAAATATTGCGGAGGGTTTAGCCTTTTTTGATGGTTCCGGCGATCAGTATTTTTATCCCGGCGCACAGGGTTTCCATCCAGCCTGGGATTCGCGGGTATTTAATTACGGAAAACCAGAAGTGCAGCAGTTCTTACTTTCAAATGTTAAATATTGGCTGGAGGAATTTCATTTTGATGGTTTCCGGTTCGACGGAGTAACTTCTATGTTGTACCAACATCATGGCGAAGGAGTAGCATTTGATAATTATAATAAATATTTCCGGGAAGGAGTAGATGATGCTGCAATTTTGTACCTGCAACTAGCTACATCCTTAGTACAAGAGGTAAAACCTGGCGCCATTTGCATTGCCGAAGACATGAGCGGCATGCCTGGCCTTTGCCGCACTATAACCGACGGGGGTATTGGTTTCGATTACCGCTTAGCCATGGGTATTCCCGATTACTGGATTAAACTTCTGAAACATAGCCGCGATGAAGACTGGGATATTTATGAAATGTGGGGAGTACTTACCAACCGCCGCTACCGGGAAAAAACAATTGCTTACGCCGAATCGCACGACCAAGCCCTAGTAGGAGATAAAACTTTGGCTTTCTGGCTCATGGACAAGGAAATGTATTTTCATATGAGTGTCGATGATCCTAATTTAATTATTGATCGGGGTATAGCGCTGCACAAACTTATCCGACTTATTACCATTTCTTTGGGAGGCGAAGGTTATTTAACCTTTATTGGTAATGAATTCGGGCATCCAGAGTGGGTTGATTTTCCAAGGGAAGGCAATAACTGGAGCCATAAACATGCCCGTCGGCAATGGTCTCTGATTGATAACCCAAATTTAAAATATAAATTTATGGGCAATTTTGATCAGGCAATGGTTAAAACTATTTTGAAATACCATGTTTTAGCTGCTCCTCAAGGGCAACAACTTAACATGGATTCTGCCAATAACATTATTGTTTTTGAACGGGCTAATCTAATCTTCGTCTTTAATTTCAACACCCAAAATTCACTATTCGGCTATACTTTTACGGTTCCGCAAGCCGGTACATACCAGTTGATTTTAAATTCAGACGATTCAGAGTTTGGTGGATTTAACCGTATTGATCCAAGCGTAAAGTATTTTACCTACGAAGAAGAAAAAACAGCGAAACTTCGTATTTATACTCCTAACCGTACGGCCTTGGTCTTTAAGTTACAAGATGACTGATGATCTTATGCCTAATTAGTTGAGAAATGTATTTTAATCATTAAAAAGAAAAGCAGGTAATTAACCTGCTTTTTTTATGTGCCTTGATTAAGCATTTTTAAAAGGTAAGTACAAAAAATTAAAAATTCGTTAACAAGTTAGGTGGTTCGTTATTCTATTTATATAATTCTAAAAACGAGGATTTTACCAGATACATTTTGAAATAAAATATTGTAAATTGTTTACAAATTGTTGTAAATATTAATCAATTTTCTATTCAAAAACCACCTAATGGACAGAAGAGAAGCCATGTTGAGAGTGGCTGCCTTAATGGGCAGTGCAGTCTCTGCTCCCCTCCTATCAGGCCTAATGTACAGTTGCCAAAGCAAAACCAGCAACAACCAAGACACTGATACTAAAACCACCACAGTAGTCTCGGACAAACACAAGGCCATGATTGAGGAAATCACGGAATTAATTATTCCTAAAACAAGTACGCCGGGTGCTAAAGAAGCCAAAGTACCCGAGTATGTATTAATTATGCTCGCTGATTGCTATCCGCAGCAGGAACAGCAGCGCTTCTTTAAGGGATTAGATACCTTAGATGAACGCGCCAAGCAAGCCTACGGTACCGAGTTTGTAGATTGCAAACCCGACCAGCAAGTAGCCTTATTGCAGAAAGAAGAAGAATTGGCCATGGCGGAACAGAAGGAACAAAGAAAAATTAAGGCTCAAGCAAAAACTCGCGAAGAAAGAGAAAAACAAGATGATCCTCCTTTCTTTTCAATGATGAAGGAAATGACGATTGTCGGTTATTTTACTTCGGAAGCTGGTGCAACAAAAGCTACTGCTTACGTGCAAGTTCCTGGACGTTTTGAAGCTTGTACGGACTTACAACCCGGCCAAAAAGTTTGGGCTACTTAAAATTACAACTGGTTTCTACCTCTTTTAGTCTTATTAAATTTTATTACTCCTTAGATGTTAAAATATTCATGAATATAAACGGTAAAGCTAAAGATCAAAATACCTACGATGCTATTGTAATTGGTTCGGGCATTAGCGGTGGTTGGGCAGCAAAAGAACTCACCGAAAAAGGCCTTAAAGTAATTATGCTGGAAAGAGGGCGCAATGTGGAGCACATAAAAGATTATACTACGGCCATGAAACACCCATGGGAATTTACGCACCGGGGAAAAATTACTTTAGCTCAAAAAGAAACGCACCCGTACCTGAGCCGCGATTATCCTTACAACGAAACCAACGAAAGTTTCTGGATAAACGATAATGACGCTCCTTATAGTGAAAAAAAACGTTTTGACTGGTATCGGGGCAATATTGTAGGCGGAAAATCTATTATGTGGGGCCGTCAATCGTACCGTTTGGCTGATCTTGATTTTGAGGCAAATGCCAAACAAGGTATTGCAGTAGACTGGCCCATCCGATACAAAGATATAGCGCCGTGGTACGACTACGTAGAAAAATTTGCGGGTATTAGCGGGGCAAAAGAAAATATTCCTCACCTTCCTGATGGCGAATTTCTGCCTCCTATGGAATTAAACTGCGTAGAAAAGGAAGTAAAAAAGCATATTGAATCAAAATTTAAAGGTCGTCATTTAACTATTGGGCGGGTTGCTAATTTAACACAACCGCATAATGGCCGCGCGAATTGCCAATACCGCAATTTATGCAGCCGCGGTTGCCCGTATGGTGCCTACTTCAGCACACAATCTTCTACGTTGCCGGCTGCCGTGAAAACTGGAAACCTTACTTTACGCCCGCACGCGTTAGTAACCAATATTATTTACGACGAAAAATTAGGCAAAGCTACCGGCGTCAGTATTATTGATACTGAAACAAATGCTACTGTCGACTACTTTGCTAAAATTATATTCGTAAATGGTTCTACGTTGGGTAGCACCTTTGTTCTTTTAAATTCTACATCCAGTCGTTTTCCTAATGGCTTGGGCAACTCAAGTGGTCAATTAGGCCATAATCTCATGGACCACCACTTCCGCATTGGTGCCGGTGGAGAAATGGATGGCTTTGATGACAAATATTATTATGGCCGTAGGGCAAATGGTATTTACATTCCTCGATTCCGGAATTTAGGAGATGAAAAACGCGATTATATCCGGGGATTTGGCTACCAAGGTGGAGCCAGCCGTGATAGTTGGATGCGGGGAGTAGCTGAAATGGGCATTGGCGCTAACTTTAAGGAAGAAATTACTAAACCAGGTAAATGGAAAATGAATTTAACCGGCTTTGGTGAGTGCTTGCCTTACTACGAAAATCAGGTAACTTTAAATAAAGACCGCAAAGATAAGTGGGGGTTGCCTACTTTAGATATTGATGCTGAATTTAAAGATAATGAGATGAAAATGCGGAAAGACATGATGAACGATGCTGCCGAAATGTTAGACGCTGCAGGTTTAAAGAATGTCACTACGTATGATAATGGTTCTTATCCAGGTATGGCAATTCACGAAATGGGTACTGCCCGTATGGGTCGTGATCCTAAAACATCGGTACTAAATGCTTTTAATCAATTACATGAGGTAAAAAATGTTTTTGTAACCGATGGTGCCTGCATGACTTCTGCAGCTTGTCAAAATCCATCTTTAACGTATATGGCCTTAACTGCCCGCGCAGCAGATTATGCCGTTTCTGAGTTAAAGAAAGGCAATATTGCTTGATATAGAATTAGCGCATAAAACAAAAAGACCACATTAAATGTCGTCTTTTTGTTTTTAAAAAGGTTATCTTAAACGCACAACATTATTATTCTACAACTTTTTCAAAAATCTGAAGAATTTCTTCGGTTGCATTTTCCCAGGTAAGTTGTTCAATATCCTGGTAAGAATCTGCTATTACTTTAGCTCTTAATTCTTCGTCTTCGAGTAAGGAAATAATGTGCGCTGCCATGGTATCAGTATCATCATAATCGGCTTTTAAAGCACTATGCAGTACTTCACCTACCCCCGATTGATTAGAAATTACAGCAGGAACTCCAAATTGAGCGGCCTCAATTGCAGATAAGCCAAAAGGTTCTGAAACAGACGGCATGCAATACACATCCGCTATTGCTAGCAGGTTCTCTACTTTTTCACGGTCCAGGTAACCGGTAAACTCAAACTTATTATCTAACTGCAAATACTGATCAGAGGCAATAAGATCTTGCAATTGATTACCGGTACCCGCCATTACAAATTGCACATCTTTGTTTTTCTCTAAAACTTTCGAGGCAATATCCAGGAAATAAGAAGCTCCTTTTTGCTCTGTTACGCGCCCCAGGAACAACACAATTTTATCTTCGTCGGAAGCTTTTTCTTTTCGCTGTTTCAGCGTTGGTTCAATTCCATTGTACACCGGCTGAATGCGTTCGCCCGAAACACCGTATTCATTTTGAATTATTTTAGCCGTATACTCACTTACCGGAATAATAAAATCAGCTTTTTCTAAGGCTTGCTTTTCTAATTCGTAAATCCAACCCTGGCTATCTTTACCAGCCCGGTCGTAACTCAGCGAGTGCACATGTACCACTAAAGGTTTACCACTTACTAATTTTAACTCCACACCCGCTAAAAAAGTCATCCAATCGTGCGCATAAATCAAATCGAAATCTTTCTGCGAGGCCAACCGAGTGGCATAACGGGCATATTGGATAACAGCCGAATTTGCGTCCATATTTTCCAGGCTAGTTTGGCCAAATACATTTAGCTCCTCTACTGGCTCAGTGATAGCTACCGGATGGTAAGCTTGTTTTACCGCCGTGGTGGTTGCTTCTTCCGGCTCGGTATTTTGCACAACAGAAGAAATCTCTGCTGGTAAATCTTCTTCTGTTTGATACGGCGTAATAGTAGAGGGCACATACATTACATCGCCAAAAGTAGAATAATCAGGTTTAACAAACTCAGCTTTAATGTTTTGAATATCAATATTGTTCAAGCCAGTTAAATTAACATTCTGCAAAATAAAATCCGGATCGGATTTAGGCAGAATCAGGGTAAGATCTACCTTGTCGGCGAGAGACTTAGAGATACCGTAACAAGCAGTACCTAACCCTCCAGAAACAATGGGTGGAAACTCCCAACCTAACATTAATACCTTTAGCTTTTTCATGTAAGTAACCTTTTTGTAAGTGTTTAAACAGAACCAATAATATTTATTTATGAATAATTCTACTTTTTATTATAATAATCAAAAATTACTATATATATTTACTAAAATCCTTGACTGATTATTACTTTGAAGGATGTATACGAGAGATTACTTTTAAACTTAATCAAAAATATGATTAAATCTTAGCTATAAATTAATCAATAGTTAGGTAGCTAATTGATATTTTTAATAAAATTAACTTTTCTTTACAAATTTAATAAATAATTATTTACTAATCTAAATAATTTTTAATAATAAAAGCTTTTTTTTCTGAACCTTTTCTCTATTTCTACACCAACTAATTAAATTTTGCTATTACAATTATGGAAAATGCCGTCCAAGAAGGTAACTATATGATAAATGACCTGGCAAACAGAAAAGGAGAACTGTTTCCGGGTACCATAATAGATTGCCAGTATAAAAATAACAACTTTTATTTTTATTGCGATAATAATGTAATTCTGCACATTAAAGCAATAACCGATAAAGTAATCCGGTTTCGATATGCGGTAGATGGTGATTTCGAAAAAGATTTTTCGTATGCTGTAGCGGAAACGTACCAACCAGAAAAACCAACTCTGGAATTTAAAGAAAAGACAGATCATTATCGCATTACCACTAACCGGATTATAATTACTATTTGGAAAGAAAATTTATCCGTCAGAATTCTGGATAAATCCGGTACAGTTCTTATCGAAGACGAAAGAGGTTTTCATTGGGAATACAACCGGGAAACCGGTAACAACATTGTTAAAATATCGAAAAAAGTACAAAGCGGGGAGCACTATTACGGCTTAGGCGACAAATCCAGTAACATGAATTTGCGGGGACGCCGGGTAGAAAACTGGGGCAGCGATACCTACGGTTATGGCAAAAACACCGATCCCCTATATAAAAATATTCCTTTCTACATTGGCCTGCACCAGAAAATAGCTTACGGTATGTTTTTCGATAACAGTTTCCGAAGCTTTTTTGATTTTGCCGCAGAACGAAGCAATGTAACCAGTTATTGGGCACATGGTGGAGAACTAAACTATTACTTTATTTACGGCCCCAAACTGGTAGAAGTAACTGAGCAGTATACCTGCTTAACGGGCAAACCAGAATTACCGCCCTTGTGGGTATTAGGGTATCACCAATGTAAGTGGAGCTATTATCCTGAAGAAAAAGTAAAAGAAATTGCCGCTGGCTTCCGTGACCGGCAGATTCCTTGTGATGCCCTTTATCTGGATATTGATTATATGGAAGGTTTTCGGTGCTTTACCTGGAGCAAAGAATATTTTCCGAACCCCAAACGCATGTTGCAGGAATTAGCCCAGGAAGGGTTTAAAACTGTAGTTATTATTGATCCGGGAATTAAAATTGATAAAGATTATTGGGTGTACCAGGAAGGGATTGAAAACGATTATTTCTGCCATCGGGCAGACGGCCCTTTAATGAAGGGCTCGGTGTGGCCGGGCTTATGTAATTTCCCGGATTTTACCCGCCCCGATGTACGGGAATGGTGGGCAGACTTGTTCAAAGGCTTATTAGAAGTTGGGGTAAAAGGTGTTTGGAATGATATGAATGAACCTGCCGTATTTGAACAAGGCACTTTCCCCGACGATGTACGGTTTGACTATGATGGGCACCCGTGCAGTCATAAAAAAGCGCATAACATTTATGGTATGCAAATGGCCCGGGCTACTTACATGGGGGTTAAGAAATATGCTTACCCTAACCGCCCGTTTACCATTACCCGTTCGGGCTATTCCGGAGTACAACGTTTTGCTTCAACCTGGACCGGAGATAACATAGCCAGTTGGGAACATATGTGGCTGGCCAACATTCAGTGCCAACGCCTGAGCATTTCGGGATACTCGTTTGCCGGTTCAGACATTGGCGGATTTATTGAAACTCCCTCCGGCGAACTTTACATAAGATGGTTGGCTTTAGGCGTATTCCACCCCTTTTGCCGCACACATTCTTCCGGAGATCATGGGGATCAGGAACCTTGGTCGTTTGGCGAAGAAAACACGGCCTTAGCAAAGAAATTTATTCAATTGCGCTACCAGTTTATGCCATATATGTATACTACCTTCTGGCAGTATGTAACAAAAGGCACCCCAATGCTAAAGCCATTGGTTTACCTGGATCAGTATGATTCAGAAACGTACCTGCGCATGGCGGAATTTGGATTAGGCGACAATTTACTTGTATGCCCCATTACCCAGCCCGAAGCGGATGGTCGTTGGTTGTACTTGCCGCGGGGCAATTGGTATTATTACTGGACCGATGAATTGGTAGCAGGTGGTAAAGAAATTTGGGCTAACGCTGGTCTGGATCGTATTCCTTTATACGTGCAAGCCGGTGCCGTTATCCCGATGTTCCCGGTACTGCAATACGTAGGCGAAAAAGAAATTGAAGAACTAACTTTACATGTATACCATAAAAACGGTGCGCACGAAAGTACCCTTTTTGAAGATGCCGGCGAAGGCTACGGCTATGAAACGGGAAACTGTATGGTAAAAAAATTCGCTACAATTGGCACTAGTTCCAGTTTGAGCCTGCAGCAAACCACCACCGGAACGTTCCTGGCTACTTACCAAACCTATAAAATAATAGTACATGGTTTACCTTTCGAAATAACGTCGGTTGAACTGGATGATCAGAGTATAGAAATTAGCCAAATAATAAAAGAGGAAGATTCAAACATTCAGATTATTTATACCAATGCTGATTTTAGAACATTAACTTTAAAATAGAGGCACATTGTATACAGAAACAAAAAGCCACCTGAAATAATCAGGTGGCTTTTTGTTTGTATCATTAATATGAAGAGTTTTTAATTACGGTTTAAGGCATTTAAATCGGCAAATGCTTCTTTTAAACGATCAATAAAAGTTTGTTCGCCGGAACGCAGCCACACGCGGGGATCATAAAATTTCTTGTTCGGGCTATCCTCCCCTTCGGGGTTACCAATTTGCCCTTGAAGATAATCTTTTTTCTTTTCGTAGTAATTTTTTATTCCATCCCAAAATGCCCATTGCATATCCGTATCAATGTTCATTTTTACCGCTCCGTATTCAATAGCCTGGGTAATTTTTTCTTTTTCTGAACCAGAGCCACCGTGGAATACAAAATTTACCGGATTAGGACCTGTTCCAAATTTTTCCTGAATATGTTCCTGCGAATTTCTCAGAATTTCAGGACGTAACTCTACGTTACCCGGTTTGTAAACGCCATGTACGTTACCAAAGGCCGCTGCAATAGTAAAATGATTACTAATAGCCTTTAAAGTTTCGTAAGCATAAGCCACGTGCTCAGGCTGGGTATATAAATGGGAACTATCTATATCTGAGTTATCTACTCCATCTTCTTCACCACCAGTTACTCCTAATTCAATTTCAACTGTCATACCCATTTTATTCATTCTTTCGAAATAACGAGCACAGGTCTCAATATTTTCCTGAATATCTTCTTCAGATAAATCGAGCATGTGGGAGCTGTATAAAGGTTTGCCATGCTGAGCAAAGAATTTTTCACCGGCATCTAACAAGCCATCAATCCAAGGTAATAATTTTTTAGCGGCATGGTCGGTATGCAGAATAACCGGAACCCCGTAGGCTTCGGCCATTAAATGAACGTGCTGCGCGCCGGAAACTGCCCCGGCAATAGCCGACTTTTGAGCATCGTTACTTAAACCTTTACCAGCAAAAAATTGAGCCCCACCGTGTGAGAATTGTATAATCACAGGTGAATTTACTAATTTAGCTGTTTCTAAAACTGCGTTTACCGAATTGGTACCAATAACATTCACCGCAGGTAAAGCAAAATTATTTTTATTGGCGTAATCAAATAAGGCTTGTACATCGTCGCCAAACAAAACGCCGGGTTTAAATTTAGTCATTACATCACTCATTACTATATTTTAATTAATGTTGGGGTTTAATATTTAAAGAAGAAAAGGACAAACCTAATATTTTTAGTTTTTCAACTAGATGGGCACAATACTACCTTTTTTTATTGTAATTTAAAATTAATGGCCTCACTTTTAACTAAAATAGCTTCCTAAACCATTAACCTATCAGAATTTTAAGGTACTTGTTGCATTTTTTGTAAATACTGCTGGCGAGCAAGTTCTAACTCTATTAATATTTCTTCGCGCTGTTTTAATAAGGTGTTAACTACTTTAGAGTCGTTAAAAAGTAAAACTTGAAGCCGCAGATGAGTTTGTAAATTTTTTACTCGACGAAAATAATGCAACACAAAAAAACCACTTAAGGGCAAGCTCAGAAAAAATAACAAGGTTAATAGCCCCGCCTGCGTGAAATACCAAAACAAATATAATTCTACCCCATAAAATAGTGGAAAAGTAAAAATACCCGTGGTAAGCAGAATAGGGGCTATAAATTCAGCTTCTTCGGTTAAAGCATTGGCTACTTTAGCGGGTATAATATAAGGTAAGTAGTTAGTAAGTAATCCAAATAAATAAAGCGGCAAACCAATTAGTAAAAACAAAATGGATGTGAACAACCACTTTCCGAAATGCATCTTCCCTTCCGGAGAATAAAATACGGTTTCCTCTAAATGTAAGGCTTTTATCTGCTGTAAGTACGTCTTTAATTTATGCTGGATATTTTTTACCCTTTCGGAGTCGTGCCTTTTAAAATATTCCAAGCTAGCTACAATGGCGCGGGTAAGTTGAAATTCCTGTTCGGAATCG
Proteins encoded in this region:
- the fbaA gene encoding class II fructose-bisphosphate aldolase, producing the protein MSDVMTKFKPGVLFGDDVQALFDYANKNNFALPAVNVIGTNSVNAVLETAKLVNSPVIIQFSHGGAQFFAGKGLSNDAQKSAIAGAVSGAQHVHLMAEAYGVPVILHTDHAAKKLLPWIDGLLDAGEKFFAQHGKPLYSSHMLDLSEEDIQENIETCARYFERMNKMGMTVEIELGVTGGEEDGVDNSDIDSSHLYTQPEHVAYAYETLKAISNHFTIAAAFGNVHGVYKPGNVELRPEILRNSQEHIQEKFGTGPNPVNFVFHGGSGSEKEKITQAIEYGAVKMNIDTDMQWAFWDGIKNYYEKKKDYLQGQIGNPEGEDSPNKKFYDPRVWLRSGEQTFIDRLKEAFADLNALNRN